A window from Triticum aestivum cultivar Chinese Spring chromosome 6D, IWGSC CS RefSeq v2.1, whole genome shotgun sequence encodes these proteins:
- the LOC123141911 gene encoding endoglucanase 8 — translation MKEKHTPASCRGGGGGGVRCVVALLLAALVLSGDVAGATSFNYKDALTKSILFLEAQRSGKLPPDNRIKWRGDSGMEDGKLAHVDLTGGYYDAGDNVKYGLPLAFTVTTLAWAALAFKPELQAAGELKHVQEAIRWGTDYILKCAAKKNHMWVQVGDPNLDHQCWVRPENMPTPRTLYQIDGNTPGTEIAAETAAALAASAMVFRNDKNYARRLMNKAKLLYQFAKSHLKTYDGECPFYCSYSGYNDELLWAATWLFMATKRQVYADFITHEAISSSVAEFSWDLKYPGAQILLAPHNMNASGGMQSYKTQADNFVCAVLPDTPFHQVFITPGGMIHLRDGANSQYVTGTAFLFLVYADWLDTARQDVMCGATPIKPARLREFAKQQMDYLLGDNPRGRSYVVGFGSNPPTQPHHRGASTPVLKPGTVVNCGMSFGDWFAPDRPNPNELTGAIMGGPDGADNFIDKRNASACTEPCTYINSLAIGALAALAGRGPNLVASKSHGYDQM, via the exons ATGAAGGAGAAGCACACCCCGGCGAgctgccgcggcggcggcggcggcggcgttcgctGCGTCGTCGCGCTGCTCCTCGCGGCGCTCGTCCTGTCCGGCGACGTCGCCGGCGCCACCTCTTTCAACTACAAGGACGCGCTCACCAAGTCGATCCTGTTCCTCGAGGCGCAGCGCTCCGGGAAGCTGCCGCCCGACAACCGCATCAAGTGGCGCGGCGACTCCGGCATGGAGGACGGCAAGCTCGCCCAT GTTGATCTGACGGGCGGGTACTACGACGCGGGCGACAACGTGAAGTACGGCCTCCCGCTGGCGTTCACGGTGACGACGCTGGCGTGGGCGGCGCTGGCGTTCAAGCCGGAGCTGCAGGCGGCGGGGGAGCTGAAGCACGTGCAGGAGGCCATCAGGTGGGGCACCGACTACATCCTCAAGTGCGCCGCCAAGAAGAACCACATGTGGGTCCAGGTGGGCGACCCCAACCTGGACCATCAGTGCTGGGTCCGCCCCGAGAACATGCCCACGCCCCGCACCCTCTACCAGATCGACGGCAACACCCCCGGCACCGAGATCGCCGCCgagaccgccgccgccctcgccgcctccgccatggTCTTCCGCAACGACAAGAACTACGCCCGCCGCCTCATGAACAAGGCCAAGCTGCTCTACCAGTTCGCCAAGAGCCACCTCAAGACGTACGACGGCGAGTGCCCCTTCTACTGCTCCTACTCCGGCTACAACGACGAGCTGCTCTGGGCCGCCACCTGGCTCTTCATGGCCACCAAGCGCCAGGTCTACGCCGACTTCATCACCCACGAGGCCATCTCCTCCAGCGTCGCCGAGTTCAGCTGGGACCTCAAGTACCCCGGCGCGCAGATCCTCCTCGCCCCGCACAACATGAACGCCAGCGGCGGCATGCAGAGCTACAAGACGCAGGCCGACAACTTTGTCTGCGCCGTGCTCCCCGACACCCCCTTCCACCAGGTCTTTATCACCCCCGGCGGCATGATCCACCTCCGCGACGGCGCCAACTCGCAGTACGTCACCGGCAcagccttcctcttcctcgtctaCGCCGACTGGCTCGACACCGCCCGCCAGGACGTCATGTGCGGCGCCACGCCCATCAAGCCCGCCAGGCTTAGGGAGTTCGCCAAGCAGCAGATGGACTACCTCCTCGGCGACAACCCGAGGGGGAGGTCCTACGTCGTCGGCTTCGGGTCCAACCCGCCGACGCAGCCGCACCACCGCGGCGCGTCCACGCCGGTGCTCAAGCCCGGGACGGTGGTCAACTGCGGCATGAGCTTCGGCGACTGGTTCGCGCCCGACCGGCCCAATCCCAACGAGCTCACGGGGGCCATCATGGGCGGGCCCGACGGCGCCGACAACTTCATCGACAAGCGCAACGCGTCGGCGTGCACCGAGCCGTGCACCTACATCAACTCCCTCGCCATCGGCGCGCTCGCCGCGCTCGCCGGCCGCGGGCCCAACCTCGTCGCCTCCAAGTCCCACGGATACGATCAGATGTAG